In Kogia breviceps isolate mKogBre1 chromosome 7, mKogBre1 haplotype 1, whole genome shotgun sequence, a single window of DNA contains:
- the SMPD1 gene encoding sphingomyelin phosphodiesterase isoform X2, giving the protein MPRHGVSSGQGRPRSGREQTLDRSLGAPSLRLLWMGLVLALPDSQVLWTPAAAHPLPAQGHPAKFFRLAPQLREAFSWWNLTCPACKGLFTAIDIRLRNEASVAQVGSMAIKMCTLLKIAPPAVCQSAVQLFQDDMVEVWTRSVLSPSEACGLLLGSSCGHWDIFSSWNISLPAVPKPSPQPPVPPAPGSPVSRVLFLTDLHWDHAYLEGTDPNCENPLCCRQGSGPPPASRPGAGYWGEYSKCDLPLRTLESLLSGLGPAGPFDMVYWTGDIPAHNIWQQSRRDQLWALTTITDLVKKFLGPVPVYPAVGNHESTPVNGFPPPFIEGNQSSHWLYEAMAKAWEPWLPAEALRTLRTGGFYALSPRPGLRLISLNMNFCSRENFWLLINSTDPAGQLQWLVGELQASEDRGDKVHIIGHIPPGHCLKSWSWNYYRIVERYENTLAGQFFGHTHVDEFEVFYDEETLSRPLSVAFLAPSATTYISLNPVSPPSLQGTVSTK; this is encoded by the exons ATGCCCCGCCACGGAGTGTCTTCCGGCCAGGGCCGCCCCAGGTCGGGCCGGGAGCAGACACTGGACAGGTCCTTGGGGGCCCCCAGCCTGAGGCTCCTGTGGATGGGCTTGGTGCTGGCCCTGCCCGACTCCCAGGTTCTCTGGACCCCTGCCGCGGCCCATCCTCTTCCCGCCCAAGGCCATCCCGCCAAGTTCTTTCGCCTAGCGCCCCAGCTCCGGGAAGCCTTTAGCTGGTGGAACCTTACCTGCCCCGCCTGCAAAGGACTGTTCACCGCCATCGacatcaggctgcgg AACGAGGCCAGTGTGGCCCAGGTGGGCTCCATGGCCATCAAGATGTGCACGCTGCTGAAAATAGCACCGCCTGCCGTGTGCCAGTCAGCTGTCCAGCTCTTTCAGGACGACATGGTGGAGGTGTGGACGCGCTCGGTGCTGAGCCCGTCTGAGGCCTGTGGTCTGCTCCTGGGCTCCTCCTGTGGACACTGGGACATCTTCTCATCTTGGAACATCTCTTTGCCGGCTGTGCCAAAGCCATCCCCCCAGCCGCCCGTGCCCCCCGCCCCAGGCTCCCCTGTCAGCCGCGTCCTCTTCCTCACTGACCTGCACTGGGATCATGCCTACCTGGAGGGCACAGACCCCAACTGTGAGAACCCACTGTGCTGCCGCCAGGGTTCTGGCCCACCGCCTGCCTCCCGGCCGGGTGCTGGATACTGGGGCGAGTACAGCAAGTGCGACCTACCCCTGCGGACCCTGGAGAGCCTGTTGAGTGGCCTGGGCCCCGCCGGCCCTTTTGATATGGTGTACTGGACGGGTGATATCCCTGCCCACAACATCTGGCAGCAGTCTCGTCGGGACCAGCTGTGGGCCCTGACCACCATCACCGACCTTGTGAAGAAGTTCTTGGGGCCGGTGCCTGTGTACCCTGCTGTGGGCAACCACGAGAGCACACCCGTCAATGGCTTCCCTCCCCCCTTCATAGAGGGCAACCAGTCTTCGCACTGGCTCTATGAGGCGATGGCCAAGGCCTGGGAGCCCTGGCTGCCTGCTGAAGCCCTTCGCACCCTCAG AACTGGGGGGTTCTATGCACTTTCCCCACGCCCCGGCCTCCGCCTCATCTCTCTCAATATGAATTTTTGTTCCCGTGAGAACTTCTGGCTCTTGATCAACTCCACAGATCCTGCTGGACAGCTCCAGTGGCTGGTGGGGGAGCTTCAGGCCTCTGAGGACCGAGGAGACAAA GTGCATATAATTGGCCACATCCCCCCAGGGCACTGCCTGAAGAGCTGGAGCTGGAATTATTACCGAATTGTGGAGAG GTATGAGAACACCTTGGCTGGTCAGTTCTTTGGCCACACCCACGTGGATGAGTTTGAGGTCTTCTATGACGAGGAGACCCTAAGCCGGCCGCTATCTGTAGCCTTCCTGGCGCCCAGTGCCACCACCTACATCAGCCTCAATCCTG TCAGCCCTCCCTCCTTGCAGGGTACCGTGTCTACCAAATAG
- the SMPD1 gene encoding sphingomyelin phosphodiesterase isoform X1, with amino-acid sequence MPRHGVSSGQGRPRSGREQTLDRSLGAPSLRLLWMGLVLALPDSQVLWTPAAAHPLPAQGHPAKFFRLAPQLREAFSWWNLTCPACKGLFTAIDIRLRNEASVAQVGSMAIKMCTLLKIAPPAVCQSAVQLFQDDMVEVWTRSVLSPSEACGLLLGSSCGHWDIFSSWNISLPAVPKPSPQPPVPPAPGSPVSRVLFLTDLHWDHAYLEGTDPNCENPLCCRQGSGPPPASRPGAGYWGEYSKCDLPLRTLESLLSGLGPAGPFDMVYWTGDIPAHNIWQQSRRDQLWALTTITDLVKKFLGPVPVYPAVGNHESTPVNGFPPPFIEGNQSSHWLYEAMAKAWEPWLPAEALRTLRTGGFYALSPRPGLRLISLNMNFCSRENFWLLINSTDPAGQLQWLVGELQASEDRGDKVHIIGHIPPGHCLKSWSWNYYRIVERYENTLAGQFFGHTHVDEFEVFYDEETLSRPLSVAFLAPSATTYISLNPGYRVYQIDGNYSGSSHLVLDHETYILNLTQANEPGATPHWQLLYRARETYGLPNVLPAAWHDLVYRMRGDTQLFQTFWFLYHKGHPPSEPCGTPCRLATLCAQLSARSDSPALCRHLVPDANLPPVQSLRPRPPLC; translated from the exons ATGCCCCGCCACGGAGTGTCTTCCGGCCAGGGCCGCCCCAGGTCGGGCCGGGAGCAGACACTGGACAGGTCCTTGGGGGCCCCCAGCCTGAGGCTCCTGTGGATGGGCTTGGTGCTGGCCCTGCCCGACTCCCAGGTTCTCTGGACCCCTGCCGCGGCCCATCCTCTTCCCGCCCAAGGCCATCCCGCCAAGTTCTTTCGCCTAGCGCCCCAGCTCCGGGAAGCCTTTAGCTGGTGGAACCTTACCTGCCCCGCCTGCAAAGGACTGTTCACCGCCATCGacatcaggctgcgg AACGAGGCCAGTGTGGCCCAGGTGGGCTCCATGGCCATCAAGATGTGCACGCTGCTGAAAATAGCACCGCCTGCCGTGTGCCAGTCAGCTGTCCAGCTCTTTCAGGACGACATGGTGGAGGTGTGGACGCGCTCGGTGCTGAGCCCGTCTGAGGCCTGTGGTCTGCTCCTGGGCTCCTCCTGTGGACACTGGGACATCTTCTCATCTTGGAACATCTCTTTGCCGGCTGTGCCAAAGCCATCCCCCCAGCCGCCCGTGCCCCCCGCCCCAGGCTCCCCTGTCAGCCGCGTCCTCTTCCTCACTGACCTGCACTGGGATCATGCCTACCTGGAGGGCACAGACCCCAACTGTGAGAACCCACTGTGCTGCCGCCAGGGTTCTGGCCCACCGCCTGCCTCCCGGCCGGGTGCTGGATACTGGGGCGAGTACAGCAAGTGCGACCTACCCCTGCGGACCCTGGAGAGCCTGTTGAGTGGCCTGGGCCCCGCCGGCCCTTTTGATATGGTGTACTGGACGGGTGATATCCCTGCCCACAACATCTGGCAGCAGTCTCGTCGGGACCAGCTGTGGGCCCTGACCACCATCACCGACCTTGTGAAGAAGTTCTTGGGGCCGGTGCCTGTGTACCCTGCTGTGGGCAACCACGAGAGCACACCCGTCAATGGCTTCCCTCCCCCCTTCATAGAGGGCAACCAGTCTTCGCACTGGCTCTATGAGGCGATGGCCAAGGCCTGGGAGCCCTGGCTGCCTGCTGAAGCCCTTCGCACCCTCAG AACTGGGGGGTTCTATGCACTTTCCCCACGCCCCGGCCTCCGCCTCATCTCTCTCAATATGAATTTTTGTTCCCGTGAGAACTTCTGGCTCTTGATCAACTCCACAGATCCTGCTGGACAGCTCCAGTGGCTGGTGGGGGAGCTTCAGGCCTCTGAGGACCGAGGAGACAAA GTGCATATAATTGGCCACATCCCCCCAGGGCACTGCCTGAAGAGCTGGAGCTGGAATTATTACCGAATTGTGGAGAG GTATGAGAACACCTTGGCTGGTCAGTTCTTTGGCCACACCCACGTGGATGAGTTTGAGGTCTTCTATGACGAGGAGACCCTAAGCCGGCCGCTATCTGTAGCCTTCCTGGCGCCCAGTGCCACCACCTACATCAGCCTCAATCCTG GGTACCGTGTCTACCAAATAGATGGCAACTACTCCGGGAGCTCTCACCTGGTCCTGGACCACGAGACCTACATCCTGAACCTGACGCAGGCGAATGAGCCTGGAGCCACACCGCACTGGCAGCTCCTCTATAGGGCTCGGGAAACCTATGGGCTGCCCAATGTGCTGCCCGCCGCCTGGCACGACCTGGTGTACCGCATGCGGGGTGACACACAGCTTTTCCAGACCTTCTGGTTTCTCTACCATAAGGGCCACCCGCCCTCAGAGCCCTGTGGCACACCCTGCCGCCTCGCTACTCTGTGCGCCCAGCTCTCCGCCCGGTCAGACAGCCCTGCTCTGTGTCGCCACCTGGTGCCGGACGCAAACCTCCCTCCTGTCCAGAGCCTGCGGCCAAGGCCACCATTATGCTAA